Within the Carassius auratus strain Wakin chromosome 18, ASM336829v1, whole genome shotgun sequence genome, the region ctgttgtcatatatatatatatgaatctgtgATGGACTTTCTGCAAGAGAACGCCCtctggcttcgagtatgaatgagtCATGCACTGCATGAGTGTTTAGTGCTTTATAGTGTTCACATTAGCTCATAATTGTGAATAAAACGTCAGGACATGCATGGACTATACTGTCTCTTAAACTTCaaatgtagatttatttacaCTGGCCCTAGAAAAGCTGTGTGTGAACACACCTGCCTGTCAAAAGTAAGTAAGGGGGActaatttgcattttattaaaagttCTCCACGTACCCTGCATATTCTATGCCCATGAGGTCTCCACATATACAGATGTAAAAGAGAGACTCACTGGTGACAGCTGTGCCACTCCCAGGTGTGACGAGGCCGGTTGGGCATGAAATCAGCTGTCCCTTGGTTCTTCACTCTCTGAGGGAAGCGCAGAAGAACCCTGAGACTGTAGTCTGTGGTTTCATCACTATAGGCGGAgctgaggaaaaaataaataaataaataaaccttcatGAGGGACTGCAGCACTGAGTAATAAAACATGTTGTATATATGAGATGAGCTCATAACAGCAGGCTGGATTTATATGATGTGACACCACCCATACTTCTGCATCAGACATCATCTAACACTCTTTTTGTTAGTTGTTTGAAGTATTATTGTATGGTGTGGTGTAAACAGATGTAAACGAGTGTGGGAGGGTTATTGTGTAAATACTGCCTGACCAGCTTTGTTTTGCCTTTTCATAAATAGAAGAATTGAGGATTCTCACCTGGCCAAACACTTCTCCTCTGCAGCACAGCGTAAAGAGTACATATGGGCTCTTTGAATGTATGTGGAAGCTTGGACATAATTCGGGTCAGGAACCAGGTCAGGCAAACCTAAAAGCAGGAGACATCATCAGGATTACAGTATAGAACCAGCTGCTGAAGCACATTTCCTGAAATTACACTGAAGGGGAAAAAATTCTTAACTGGTCTTAGTAGGTCAGGTCTAGGTCTAGGCTGGTCTAGGCTGGTGTTCATAACTGGTCAAGCTGATTTTCAGCTGGTTTGTAGAATTAAATGCACCCAAAATCCCTGAAATCCACATTATAAGTATCTTAATAACTTTAAAACCACCACCTGTTCACCTAAAAAGTATCTAAAACCAACAAATAGACCAACCTGACCACCCACAAATTGTACAAAACCACTCAAATAACCACCAAACTGACTAgtctatccaaaaaaaaaaaaaaaaaaatagtgttaaaAACTGTATGACCACCAAACCCACAGGTCTGACCACCCCTGTGTGCAAAATTTATGTCTGATCACCTAAAAAATGTCCAAAACCACTTGAAAACcaccaaaacaactgatctgaaGAACAAAATTGAGTCCAAAACTCTAAAACCACCAAACCGACAAGATTGACAAGATGAAGTGTCTCCAAATGCCTGGCCCTCTGAAAAGtatccaaaaccactttaaaaccaccAAACTGACCAGTCTGATCATGATGAATGTGCGTGGTTCAGCGAGGTCTGCGACGGgagagagagctgaggactcgtGGGAGAAAGCAGCAGACGTGCGGGAGAGACCGTAAACCAGAATAGTGTTCAGTGAATGTGATTGATGCGCATGTGGCgcgagttttgttttctttttgagcTAATGAATATTCCCACGAGCCTCAGAACGCCGACCCCGTTCTCCTTCCTTCTCAGTTGATCTTGAGCCTAATATCACTACACTGGTGCCAAAACCCGGGAGGGAAGGAGAATCACACCGCCATGCAGACTCCGCCAGGAACACTGGGATCGACGTTTGTGGAGATCATCACGTCGCTTGCGGGCCTGCACCAAGAACAccaccaggccctgctggacttGTGGGCCGACCACGATCGCCGTTTCCAGGCGATGAtgcaggcccagcaggaggaccgcgagctgTTCCGAACCTCCTAGTTTATGCCGAACTAAAAAAAGCTATTCTCCAAAGGGTCGGCCTCAGCCTCGAGCAGCATCATCAGCGCTTCCGGTCGCTGGACCTGGCCGAAGCGGGCAGGCCCTTTGTCCTGGCCCAGCAGCTCTGGGACTCATGCCGCAAATGGCTGTTGGTCGGAGGAAGCGACGCAGAGAGTATCATCAACACGGTGGTACTGGATCAGTTCTTCTCCCGTATCCCGAAAAAGACTGCTCAGTGGGTTCAGTGCCACCGGCCGGTGTCGCTGGATCTGGCCATCCAACTGGGTCGAACCCCTTccagctatctctctctcttcccctacCTCTCTCTCTTCCCCCACCCCAAAATCTGTTCCTTCTACTAGGACCCGAGTCGGGGGGCCACCGAGGGCCACGCCGCGTTGTAGGACAGGGACGGAGCTGGTGGCCGGGTAGAGGGGCCCTGCCCAGGGGAGTGAGGCCGCCGCGCTGGGATCACCTGACCCACTTCCGGCCACTAGGGCAGTGGGGAGGCCTGGGCCAGCCTGCTGGCGTTGCGGGGATCCAGGTCATTTTGTGGATAGATGCCCGGTCATGGAGGTGGGGACGTTGGTCCGGATCCCGGACGACCCGCAGGCTGCCCCCAATCAAGCCGGGTTgtaccaaatacccgtgagtattAAGGGGGGTATTTATCgggctttggtggattcaggttgtaaccagacctccaaccatcaaagcctgatacaatcTGGGGCATTGGATATGGGCCGCATGGTTAAAGTGAGGTGTGTGCACGGGGATATAGTGGAATACCCCGTAAAAGCCATAGCTATTAAATTTAGGGACCAAAAGCATTATGTGGAGGTGGCAGTTAGTCCGCTCCTCCGGCACCCGCTAATTTTGGGAACCAATTGGCCAGGCTTCGAAAAATTATTGGGGTGTTTAACCGTGGGTGCCTCTGGGAATTAGAGTCGGCAGGACAGGGGAGCGAGCGCTCAGGTGGGAGAATCTGTGCCCAGGACCCAGCGGGACGGCTCCAGGGGAACTGAGCGGCTTGGCGAGGCTGAACCTTGCCAGTTGTGATGAttttcccctggaacagtcccAGGATGAAACCCTCAAACATGCGTTTGAACAGGTCCGGACCATTGATGGACAGGTCCTCCATCCAGACCGCGCTCtcctatccgtattttgccattattAAAGACCGGTTGTATCGCGTGACCCACGACACGCAAACAAAGGAGGATACAACCCAATTGTTAGTACCTCGGAGCCGTCGGGAAATGCTATTCCAGACGGCACATTGCAATCCTATGGCAGGGCATTTGGAAATGACAGCGACACTAAATCGCCTAGTGACCCGttttttttggccgggcattcacgagaacgtGCACAGATGGTGCGCGTCTTGTCGTGAATGTcagttggtaaacccaccggccaccccaaaagcgccATTGCGCCCTCTTCCTCTAGTGCAGATCCCCTTCGAACTAATTGGCATGGatctcatcgggccattagagcgatcggcacgcAGACATCAGTTTGCGCTAGTCATAGTCGATTACGCAACCCGATATCCCGAGGCAGTGGTTCTCTGCAACATCTCAGCAGAGAGTGTGGCGGACGCCCTGTTTCGTTTAATCTCCCACGTGGGAATCCCAAAAGAGATTCTCACGGACCAAGGCACTGCATTTATGTCACGCACATTATGCGAATTGTATGAATTATTGGTCATACGGTGCGTACCAGCGTCTATCACCCGCAAACGGATGGACTGGTCGAACGCTTTAACCGCACTTTGAAAACGATGATTCGTAAATTCGTACAAGAGGACGCGAAAAATTGGGACAGATGGCTGGAACCCCTCTTTTTCGCTGTGCGCGAGGTCCCTCAAGCCTCTacagggttttcccccttcgagcttctttacGGACGACAACCCCGGGGGGTCTTGGACGTCCtgaaagaaacttgggaggacggacgttcggacagtaaaaacaaaattcaATATGTCTTGGACCTGAGAGCAAAACTCCATACACTGGGGCGGCCAACCCGAAGAAGTGCGCAGTTGGGCGGGTGgaggtaaggtatctgggcttccacttgggtcacgggcaggtgcgtccccaaattgacaagacagTAGAGATTGCAGCCTGCCCCAGGCCCAAgtccaaaaaggaggtgaggcagttcctggggctggcgggatattacagGAGGTTTATCCCTGactattcggacctcaccagcccgctGACTGACCTAACTAAAAAGGGGGTagcagatacggtccagtggacggagctgTGCCAACAGGCCTTGACCCGGGTTAaggctgccctgtgtggcggaccactcctgcactctcctaacttttctctcccctttttgtTGCAGACTGGCgtgtcggacagggggctgggtgcAGTCCTAtcccaggaggtggagggggtgGACCGGGCGGTTCTGTACATTAGTCGGAAGCTCTCAAAGAGAtagactaagtacagcaccatagaaaaggagtgtttggccatcaggtggggGGTTCTCACCCTTCGCTATTACCTCCTGGGGCGGGAGTTCACACTCTGCTCGGACCACGCGCCcctccagtggctccaccgcattaAGGATAACAACGCGCGAATCACTCGTTGGTATCTGTCTCTGCAGCCGTTTAAGTTAGAGGTGATTCACAGGCCGGGGGCGCAGATGGctgtggccgacttcctctccaggaatggggggtggggggtgggggggggggctgcaggcctGATGGCttcccggcctgagtcgggcggtgggggtatgtggcggcGGATGCATGGTTCAGCGAGGTCTGCGACTGgagagagagctgaggactcgtGGGAGAAAGCAGAAGACGTGCGGGAGAGACCGTAAACCAGAATGGTGTTCAGTGAACGTGATTGATGCGCATGTGGCgcgagttttgttttctttttgagcTAATAAATATTCCCACGAGCCTCAGAACGCAGACTCCATTCTCCTTCCTTCTCAGTTGATCTTGAGCCTAATATCACTACAATGAACAAGTCCAAAGCTACTCTAAAATTGACCACCAAATGTCCAAATTCcattaaaacaagcaaacagacCATCTTTGGAGATAAACTTTGACCATAAAAACGAGCAGGATAATAACAATATCATAACACACTGTCCTGGGGACAAATGTTTGTCTTTAATGTTCTGAGCTGTTCTGATGTTgcatacttttaaatgtaaaaaaagctaaatacttgaaaaatgtctGTAACCAAGTAAGTATGCCTTTGAAAAAATACACAAGAGATGAAGAGGGTTTTGAGGATATAATGCTGAAGCCTCACAGTATAATGCATCAAACACTGTTTCTCATCTGGTTTCAAGGTCatgcaaaaataagaaaaaaagaacaaagtgtTGCAcctagagagggagagagggagagagcgagagagcgagataGAGAGTACAAAAGATGAGGGAGAAGTGACAGTGAAACAAAAATGAGATCACTTCCCTGCTGGATATGCTGGATACGGGCATGTGACCAAGTTTGTTGAAAAACAGAGCTAGTGGTAATAGCTATTGTTCATAAAACTCTTTCCAGGGCCAGTACAGAAACTACATACTTATCACCTTTATTTACACTTAAAATGCAAGCTCACTTTCTGTCTAAATAAtcttatgaaaataataacagtGCAGTCAAAGTCCGTAGGTGTACATTAACATTTCTTCAAAGGGATGGCGACAGCATATTTGCTTTCATGCTTTGCATGTCATGGATTTCAAAGAAAAGAATCCTGTTGAGAAGATCTGTACCAATGGACTCCAGCGTATGATACTGGAGTCCCACTAGCCCTCTTAAATACCTTAACCAGCAAGACTTTGATGGTCATCCAGCagcattttattataaacattttttgcaTACAGCCATACcagcaataacaaacaaaaaccagTTTGGAGTAGCATCAAAATTCAGCTGTTTCCAGCAAGCAACAATCTGGAGTGCAGATCTTATCTCTGCTGGAGGCATGTTTAGAGTAGGGAACAACTTTCATTCTATAAAACATAATGCCCTTGGCCAGTCTCCTTATTTCAGACTCGTTAGTGCCACCCTCCACTGGAATCTGTGAATGCTTTGCAATCTTCATCTCTGTGTGCACATCTGATTTGCCAGCTTGGTCTGAAACAGACTTCAGAAAAGGCCTCAGGAAACTTCCTTGGTCAGCTTTTGTAAACAGTGTAAAGAGAGTGTGAAAGACTGTGGTCATCAAGCAAAAGTTTCTTCACACAGTCTGCACTTTTCACAAAATTCTGTTGGATGCCCGCGATACTAAAAAAGTAGTTGACTTAATTTCCTTATAAGGTCTacaagaatttagaaaaacatgATGACAGGATACTGTTTTTAGCAAGATgtaagtaaaataaatcaatggTCACTATTCAATACAATGTACAAtgtaagtcaagtcaagtaaaTGTGTCCCATCTAATGTTATTTCAATTTCTAAGACTCAGATTGACAGATAATATATTTATTCCCACAGGCTGGAGCTCTGATTTCAACTTATTTGTTTGTGATTGCATCATTGGGTAATGAGTAATGTACATTTTTTCCACATGTGTACCTTCCAGTGGATTGAGTTAACACCCATTTCCCTTATGACCAGATTTTGTAAACTAGGGTGATTAGTCGTGCGTGAAGTGACTCAAGCAAGAGACAAAGACCATTTCACATTACAAAATGAACCTTGGCAGTGGCCAGAGACTCAGTCCTAAAGGCTTTACACACACACCCGTCTCCTCACACACGTTcacatattttcacacacacacttttatttagGGGCTagcaaaatattttctgtttcctGAGGCAATGGACCCCATGTGTGCTGGGTAATTTCCATCACCCCCCAACCCCCACCcccaaaaccacacacacacacatacgctcaTGTTCGCCACCCACCCCGCAACAACCAAGCCACTTGAGACCCTTACCCCACCCTCTAAAGCAAATACTGGGAACATTCACCATTAGCCCTTGCAATGCAGTCATCACCAAAACCAGAACCAAATCTTCAAACAATGAACACTCTTTGTGCAGAGCGAGTATCCATAGGCactaagcacacacacaaactaccgCATACTCTTACCCCCACAACACCTGGTTTCAATAACCCAGTCTCTGAGATGAAGATGGACTTGGGACTTCTTTGATTGTAAATTGAAACACAATGGcaatgtgtgtgtggtggtggggGGTTCAGACATGCTCAGATATTTGGAGAGTACATTTTTACTGACTCCTTATGaggaaacaaacagaaaaaatttCCAGCTGCATAAGCAAACAGCTTTACAATCAATTTTGTGCAGTCTGAGTCCCTTGGGTTACATGTTTGCTAATCCAAAGGGCTGCCAGGAAACACAAAGAGATGGCAGAAGAGCTACATTTTTTAGATGTCTCTCTGCTTTTCTCACTTCCTTTTGTTGAGAGCAAGAATCTAAAACAAGCCCCACACATGCATCCATTTCCCCAAATCTCCAGCCGTGCAAGAGCTTAAGTGCCTATGGTAGTTCCTTTGTGATTAACTTTACTTAGCATAGCAGCCTGCAGAATTGCTCGGCACGTGAATCACAAGGAAAAATAGTAGTATCCAGTACGATATATGCAAAACACACTTTCTGGACTGCTGGTCTATTTCCCAAACTGTTGAGTAAAATTAGTGTGGGATGTACAAATAGATTCTTTCACAAGTGTATACGATGTGGATATGCATCATACCTCTTTGCTGAGTACGATAAACACTCCCTGCATTCACGCTGGGGCTCTCTGCATTGTTAGAGATGAGAGGGTTACGTGGAGGTTGTTGTACGAACGGAGGCTGTGGTTGGGGCCTTCCAAAGGGGGGAAACTGTTCATACTGGGGGCTTTGCACCGCAGGCTGGAATGAGCCTGTGTTGCTAGAAACAGGTACTGCAGCATCTCGAGAGTCCTCGTTGTACAGACTGTGCATATACCTGTGGTCCAGTCCATCAGAAACTGGTGGCTGTGCAGGCTGGGCAGGAACAGCTTGGTATGGTTGACCATAAGGGGCATAGTATTGATGCCTGTCGTCAGTTGCAGTACCCCCTCCATTATAGCTACCTCCTCTAAAACTTCCAGTGGAGTACCCACCTCCTCCATATCCTCCTCCGGCATAGCCACCACCAGTGCCCGTAGAGTACCCCGTCCCACGGAAGGGAGGTTCGTATGACCTGTCTGGATCCGAGTCATAAGGAGAAGAATAAGGAGGCTGTTGAGGGaatggatactgtgaataagaagaagaggatgaggaggaggatgagccAGATGATGGTCTAAAGCGTGAGCCGGTAGATGACTGGAAGCGACTCGTTTCACCTGTTCCAGCTGCACCTTGACGCCAGTTTTCTGGCACCTGGCCAAACCCAAACGGATGTCTGGCTTGGCCTCTCACAGTCTCAGAACTTCCTCTGGAGGGTGCTTGTCTCCGTACATTCCCACCCTGTGGTCGACGGTTGGGAGTGTCCGCTAAAATCACTCGGGGGTTCCCTTCACGCTCCTGAACCCGAGCCGGGACGTATTCAGCCCCACTATTGAGAAGACTGAACACACGTCCATTGTTCTCCCATTGAATCATCTGTCTCCATGGGTTTGAGTTGTCAGTCTGAGATTGATGCTGAGATTGGGACTGTCCACCTACGCTTCCAAGGAACACCCAGACCCACCATGTCACGAAAACCACAGGCAGCATATTGACAAGACTTGCATGCAAAATAACTTCTAAGCTACTTCAGAAAAGAGTGGACAGTGAAACTTCAATTTATATCCCTTGATCCAGCAGGTTAAAGGTGGAAAGGCGTAGATGACTTACAGTGTCCATGTGCAAGTCAGACTACATGCAGTGAAGAAACTTTGTCCTTGGTTCAGTATGTGGTCCAAGCATTGCTGTGAAGAAGGCAGATGATTTCTGAGGCCCCAGGGCAGGCTGCAGTATGAAAATCCTCCCTCTTCCTTACTGTCCGGATGTTGCGTTGTTGTCAGTGGACTGAGCATTGCTCTCAGGCTCTCTCTGGAGATGCCTGCCTGTTGCTCTCCTCTGCACTTCACTATTTGCCTCTCTTACTGCTTACAAtggtctgtaaaaaaaaagagtaaaaaaaaaaaaatctccccctccctctctctctttttccctctccctcgctcactcaatctaacatgttcttttttttagatCCCACATGGCCCTAGTGCTAGAGCTGTTTCCTGAATTCCAGCAAAGCCGGGTCTTTGCACAGGCTTCCAGAGTCAACATCACCATCTGTGAAGGGACTTGAATATCTAGCGTGCCTGCGCTGACTTCCTTTCATCCTTCTGAACAAGCAGGGATGTCTGGTGCATGGCCTAGGTTCATCCACCCAGGTGCTAGGAGAGATGTGACTTTgtctcatgtttttccaaacactatttttttgcactcatcatcatcatcatcaaaaaagtCAGCGAAATTTGGAACAAGCTGTTCCATTTAAAATCACTTTCCAGTAAACCAAAGACAGATGAAAACAGGCAAATACACATCACTTACACTACAAAAACTAACATTATTTTACAAGCCTTATTTAAATATGCAGAGGAAGCCCAGActcagtaaaaatatatatattgcattggaCTTATATCTTTAGTGTGGATCAAACGGAGGTAATAAATCATGtacaatttaaaggggtcatatgacattgctaaaaatagcattattttgtgtatttgttgtcaTGCAATGTGAGTgagaaaacacattattttccacatactttgCATTATTGTCACTCCTCTCTGttccgcctttctgaaatgtgtcagtttttacaaagctcatcgatcTGTAAAGCGCGTtgtactctgattggccagctatccagtgcattatgACTGGCCAAATAACCTaacgtgtgacggaaatgttatgccccttaccacACAGCATCTCCAGAACATGTTGGCAGTGGCAACAATATTACAGCGAAAATAAAAGTTacttctttctttgcgtaaacatttggTTATGCAAATCATCCCATACAGTGATGTAGAAATGTGGGGGCATGATtgaatgaggcattttaggaaggcgtggatgagtcttaactttgagaaaataatatctctttgtttttgagactttaatctttgtgaCTTTGCAGATCTtatataaaacagtttaaaatacagtttgttAAGGCtgctgatctaaaaaaaaaaaaaaaaaaaaaaaataggattgaTGTTCCTGCTTACTTTAACTGGATGGGTTAACATCTAAGGACTGAATATATTTTTGACTTCTGAAGACGGATGAGGGCTCATCTGGCTTCAGACTATTAATGGCCACCAGCTGGTTGTAACAAGCTCCTTATGAAAAACTTCAGTTTTAATATCCATAACATTTCAACTAAGGGTTTTTAATAACTTAAGGGAATTGTTCTGACACTCACTGCTCAAAAAAATTGGGTTGTCATAAAATGTATGCCACAGTTTTACTTATTGATAATAATAGAAAGTTTACTAAACAGCTCCAAAGCTCAGAAGACATGATTTGACTGTGCATTTAGTCCCAAAACTCACTAGCTCTGATCTCACCTCCATCTTTGAAATGTACGTGTCTGAATTCGACGCAAGGGTCTGAAAATAATCGTAGACTCTTAACATCCTGTTAACTGCCTCTTATCACCCCTCCCCACAGGCAAGAACCTCAAGCTGATTAAGATGAAACCTATTCATTTTCCCAACTCTCAACTCTGCTTATTGTTGGACTACTGACTTGCCCTCCATTTATACATCAGCACATTGTGTTGATTTCTAAAgcacaataatattttattacagtacagtagtcatttactttatttatacagAGATCTGTCCAATGAGATCGTTCAAGTTTTATAGACATGAATGTGTTTTCCATATGTGAGATTTATTGGAGTGATATTCACCCAAATTCTGTCATAACTGACTCACCCTCATATTCCAAAGCTACAtgactgtctttcttctgtggaactaaAAGGAGAATTTGCATAATATACAGGTTCAATATTTAACCTTAAAGGattcataaaagtagtccatttcACTTCTAATGTGGAATATGATGTGAAATATCTAGTTCACAATACCCATGGCACTATTATTTTATGATGTCATATGATAACTTTTTGTGAGTTATTTACTCATAATCTTCTCCCATGAGTTTGAGAACTGCTATTATTACAGAATCAGTTAGTTAATTCagaaaaagattttattttttattttatttttatcttgaattttcaaattgtttacattttattttaaagtgtccttgttacagtgtacttatatatttaaatagtgagtaataataattaactacatGTTTCCTGAATGTGGAAGTTCCATTCAACTCATACTAGAACAATGATTTACTTTTCATGGTATCTCGTGTTTATAGTGAAAATAATGTCTGTTCTGAGCTGATTATGTAACTTTAAACCtactaaaatgattttaaagcagCCCAATGTTGGTCATCCCTCGTCTCCACATTCCTTGCTCCTCTCTATAGCAATCGTGACAGAACACGGGACAGACAAAGAGTTTATTGGTATGTTTTCCCACCCATTTTGTTTCCCATTGTTTCCAGTGAcgcgcgggtcaatgtataaacaacccgcaaccgaccgacgttttcaactaacccgccgcAACTTggaccgcaaaaaaataaaaaataaaatattgtacccgacccgcttctaaaagagttttctataaaacaaaacttaatgaagtcgtcaaaatcatgttttaccaaaacaGCGCCGTTGCTCCCCAGTCTTGACCTTTTCTCTCACCGCCTCCATCTCTTCCTGCAGACTGAGCTCATGCGTCATCTTCGCTCCAGtcattcagccaataaagtgtaggcctatgcatttcaaaattgtgtctagtactatacaaatgtttaattagcatctttatttcaaatgacCCGACCGACCGCGTCCCGAATATAAtcattaaaactatttttggatgactcgtaaccgcggaTTACTgcgggtgaccgcaggcacccgctcattttggatcaacccgcgcatcactgatagTTTCCCCACGGATCCCCTTGCTGCTTTGTTCATCTCCCTAGTCCATAAAGACCTGCCCCTTGTGGAGTATGCGGTTGCGTTCAGCTAGTTTGCTGTTCTAACAATGTTCGATTATGCTGCACTGAACTCACTGTTCTTGATCGGGGCAAACTACTACCAACCTGTAGACCTCCCAGACACCACTGGACTGAGATGGAGGGAAGCTATTATCCAGTGTCTGGAGAGCATCTATTCCCAATCCAGAGCACAGCCAGACCCAGAGACCAGCCCACTATCACCCCGCTGTGCAGAGCTCAAGCCCGAGCCCACTGCGACCGACGAGCCATCGCTGAACGGAGTAACAGTGCCTAGGATTGCCGCGGAGCTGGAGCTGCAAGTAAAGTCAGATCAGGTGTGAGATCTGGCTATAACACCTAACATGAGGGAAAAAGCCACGGACAGTGAGAGAACAGAGAGGAGCTCCACCCCCTACACCATGGCTGAGGGGGAGCTTATTGTGGATCTGTGACTGTGGTGCGCAAATTGGATTTATGGTCCGACCTGCCCCCTGTCCATTCTCCTTCGTCAGAGCCCTCTGTCAGTTCCATTCACAAgtccagcccagagagggctgCGGTTTCCACATCTGGCCCAGGGATGGCCTCAGATCCTGAGTCAAGCACAGAGAGGGCCCCTGTTTCCACGTCCACCCCACAGAGGACTGCGGTTGCCACTTATGGCCTAGGGAGGGGCACAGGTCCTGAGTCTAGCACAAGGAGTCCTCCTGTTTCCACgtccagcccagagagggctgTGGTTCCCATGTATGGCCCAGGTAGGGTCACAGATCTCAAGTCTAGCCCAAAGAGGACTCTTGTTTCCATGTccagcccagggagggctcctgttTCCAGGTGCCGCCCAGAGTGGACTACGGTCCCCATATAGGGTCCAGGGAGGGATGgtcctgagtttagcccagagaagGTTCCCGTTCCTGAGTCCAGCCCGGAGAGGGCTCGTATCCCTGAGTCTAACACGGAGAGGGCTTCCACAGAGGAAATAATTGTAGCTGAGGGCATTATTGTCCcaattaaagtttaattaaaaaatgttttgaattaaaatgattatttacacTCAATAtgtacaatactgaggtgcagatatgTGCCAGTATTTGCAATCAATAGTACAAATAGCAGAACATCCTGCTATTTTTAcatagtgtaaatataatttacacagtgtaaatagcatatctCTTAGTGCACATAGCCGATGCCGCTTAATCCCAAGTAGGTCTATAGTTccttgtttacaaaaaaaaaagagagaaaaaaaaacaataaaaaaaaccttgtattCCCAGTTTTGCTCATCTGAAAGTGACATGCCATACagacaagtatggtgacccatactcagaatttgtgctatgcatttaacccgtccaaagtgcacacacacagcagtgcacaca harbors:
- the LOC113118621 gene encoding lysyl oxidase homolog 1-like isoform X1 codes for the protein MLPVVFVTWWVWVFLGSVGGQSQSQHQSQTDNSNPWRQMIQWENNGRVFSLLNSGAEYVPARVQEREGNPRVILADTPNRRPQGGNVRRQAPSRGSSETVRGQARHPFGFGQVPENWRQGAAGTGETSRFQSSTGSRFRPSSGSSSSSSSSSYSQYPFPQQPPYSSPYDSDPDRSYEPPFRGTGYSTGTGGGYAGGGYGGGGYSTGSFRGGSYNGGGTATDDRHQYYAPYGQPYQAVPAQPAQPPVSDGLDHRYMHSLYNEDSRDAAVPVSSNTGSFQPAVQSPQYEQFPPFGRPQPQPPFVQQPPRNPLISNNAESPSVNAGSVYRTQQRGLPDLVPDPNYVQASTYIQRAHMYSLRCAAEEKCLASSAYSDETTDYSLRVLLRFPQRVKNQGTADFMPNRPRHTWEWHSCHQHYHSMDEFSHYDLLEVSSGRKVAEGHKASFCLEDTTCDFGHLKRYACTSHTQGLSPGCYDTYNADIDCQWIDITDVQPGNYILKLQVNPKYLVHESDYTNNVVRCNIHYTGRFVRTTNCKISQS